From the Halobacterium zhouii genome, the window GAGGTCCTCGGGGTCACCGGGGCGCGTGGCGTCGGATTCGGCAGCGACCGCGAGCAGTTCGCGGAGGCGGGAGAGCAGGCTCATCCGACGGTTTCGAGTTGTTTCTCGAGGTCGCGCAGTCGCTCCACGCGCTTCTCCGTGGTGGGGTGCGTGCGGAACAGACTGCCGACGAACCCCTGGCGGACGGGGATGACGAAGAACGCGTTCATCTCGGCCTGATTGCGCAGGTCCTCCTCCGGAATCCGGTCCATCCGCCCGTCGATTTTCATGAGCGCGGACGCGAGCGCCGACGGTCGCCCGGTGATGAGCGCGCCGCCGCGGTCCGCCGCGAACTCGCGGTACCGGGAGAGCGCGCGGATCAACACGAACGACAGCACCCAGACGACGAGGCTCGCCACGATGGCCACCGCGAACGACCCCTGCTGGCGGTTCCGCCCGCCGAACAGCCACCCCCAGCGCACGACGATGAACGCGAGCGTCGACAACAGCGACGCGAACGTCATCACCGCCATATCGCGGTTCTTCACGTGCGCGAGTTCGTGCGCGAGCACGCCCTCGAGTTCCTCCCGGGTGAGCAATCCGAGCAGGCCGGTGGTCACCGCGACGGCGGCGTGGTCCGCGGAGCGCCCGGTGGCGAACGCGTTCGGGTTGTTCGACTCCACGACCGCGACCTTCGGCTTCGGCAGGTCGGCCTGCTGGCTGAGCCGCGTCACCGCCCCGTGCAACTCGGGGTACTCGTTCTCACTGACCGTCTCGGCACCCATACTCAGCAGCGTCAGGCGGTCGCTGAAAAACCACTGCGCCACAGAGAACCCGCCCATCAGCACGGCTATCATCAGTATACCGCCGCCGGCGTACGCCGTGACGACGGCTGCGAACACGAGGAAGAGCGCGAACAGCAGGAACATCGTGAGTGCCATCCGAGCCCGCAACCCCCAGTCCGTCCGCCATTCCATACGATTGCTAACACGTCGTCCGGGTTAAACCGTGCGCCGAACGAGCGCGGCGGGAGCGGCCAGCGGCAGGTATCGGATGCGTATCCGCAACAACGGTTAACGAGATGCGAAGCGACGAACGGCACATGCAACGGAGACAGTTCGTCGCCGCGGTCGCAACTGCTACGACGGCCGTCGTCGCCGGCTGTGGGTTCCCCGGCGGCGGTGAGGGTGAGGACGGTGGCGGCGGGGAAGGTGGCGACGGAGGCGGCGAAGGTGGCGGTGGCGAGGAGGGTGGCGGTGGCGAGGAGGGTGGCGGTGAAGAGGGGGCTATCGCCGGACCGCCGCAGTCCGGGCCACGGACGGGCGGCTGACGCGGCTCAATCCGTGAACGGGCGGCTTGCGCGGTTCGGGCCGGAACGGACGGCTGAAACGTTCACGATGACGGATAGACGGCCGCGTTAGGTGTGTTCCGCCGTCGGTTGGAAATCCGCGACTCTGTTGAAGCCCTCATCAATTGATACATGTTGCCCCGGTTTCGGCCAGTACAGGCGGTCTAATTCGCGAGATGAGTGTGTTGGGGCACTGTGCTATCGGCCTATGAGTTCCAGTATCCGTCTGCGAATGTCCTCGGCCGAGTCATATGTTTGGTCATCAGTTGAAGAGAGTACGTCCTGCAGGGGTTTCTTGCCGCCCTGCGTTTCAAGTTCGTACTCGCCATAGGCCGCAACCAACTCAGTTGTCGTGGCTGGATAGTCGTGCGACTTGAGCGCTTCATCAAGATCACCAAGCCGCCGGCTTTCGTCATCAAACAGCGGTTCCTTTTCATCGCCGCGGGCCTGGGCCTCCTCTAATTCTCGCTCACGCTGACGATTCTCTTCACGATCCGCTTGCTCATCTCGACCCTGTTTATCATCTGCCATGTACACCAGTAGGAGATCCAGGCGAATATAACTCTCGGCGGTTGGTTCGCAACCCTACTTACCGAATTTCACCAGATGTAGTGTATGATTAATAGTGTTTCAACAGGGCCAAATCCACAGATTCACACTCCGCAGCGCCGAACGGCCGTACATGACCACGCTACGAGTCGCGGGCGGGCGCGTCCTCCACCCCGACATGACTGTCGAAGAGGCCGACGTGCTCGTCGACCAGGACAGCGGCGAGATTCTGGACGTCGGGGAGGTCGAGGCGGGCGACGAGACGCTCGACGCGGACGGCTGTCTCGTGATGCCGGGGCTGGTGAACGCCCACGGGCACGCCGCGATGACGCTGCTGCGCGGGTACGCCGACGACAAGCCGCTGGGTGACTGGCTCCAGGAGGACATCTGGCCGGCGGAGGGCGAGTTCACCGCCGAGGACGTGCGAGCGGGCGCGGAACTCGCGCTCGTGGAACTGATCAAGTCGGGGACGACGGCGTTCGCGGACATGTACTTCCACGTCCCGGAGGTCGCGAACGCCGTCGAGCAGTCCGGGATGCGCGCGAAACTCGGACACGGCGTCGTCACTGTGGGGAAAGACGAGGAGGCGGCGCGACTCGACAACGAGGAGAGCCTGGAGATAGCGCGGGAGTTCGACGGCGCGGCCGACGGCCGCATCAAGACAGCGTACATGCCCCACAGTCTCACGACCGTCGACGAGGACCTCCTCCGCGAGTACGTCGCGGAGGCCCGCGAGGCTGGCGTGAGTGTGCACTTCCACGCGAACGAGACACGCGACGAGGTCGACCCCATTCTGGAAGAGCGCGGCGAGCGACCGCTCGAGTACGCCGACGATGTGGGGATGCTGACGGCGACTGACTTCTGCGCGCACGGCGTCCACACCGACGAGACGGAGATCGAGTTGCTCGCCGAGCGCGGAACGAGCGTCGTCCACTGCCCGGCGTCGAACATGAAACTCGCGTCCGGGATGGCGCCCGTGCAGGCGATGCGCGAGGCGGGCGTGACCGTCGCGCTCGGCACCGACGGCGCGGCGTCGAACAACGACCTCGACCTGTTCGACGAACTCCGGGACGCCGCGATGCTCGGGAAACTCGCAGCAGACGACGCCGCCGCGGTGCCCGCCGAGGCCGCCGTGGAGATGGCGACCGCGGGCGGCGCCGAGGCGCTTGGCTTCGACAGCGGGCGCATCGAACCGGGCGCGAACGCCGACCTCGCGGTCGTGGATTTCTCCGCGCCGCACCTCACGCCCGTCCACGACCACGTCTCTCACCTCGCGTACGCCGTCACCGGGGGCGACGTGCGCCACACGGTCTGCGACGGGCGCGTGCTGATGCGGGACCGCGAGGTACTGACACTGGACGAGACCCGCGTCCGAAAGCGCGCCGCCGAACAGGCCGCGGGTGTGGTCGACCGCGCCGAGGAGCGATAGTCGGCCCGACCGCTCT encodes:
- the htpX gene encoding zinc metalloprotease HtpX produces the protein MEWRTDWGLRARMALTMFLLFALFLVFAAVVTAYAGGGILMIAVLMGGFSVAQWFFSDRLTLLSMGAETVSENEYPELHGAVTRLSQQADLPKPKVAVVESNNPNAFATGRSADHAAVAVTTGLLGLLTREELEGVLAHELAHVKNRDMAVMTFASLLSTLAFIVVRWGWLFGGRNRQQGSFAVAIVASLVVWVLSFVLIRALSRYREFAADRGGALITGRPSALASALMKIDGRMDRIPEEDLRNQAEMNAFFVIPVRQGFVGSLFRTHPTTEKRVERLRDLEKQLETVG
- a CDS encoding DUF5789 family protein codes for the protein MADDKQGRDEQADREENRQRERELEEAQARGDEKEPLFDDESRRLGDLDEALKSHDYPATTTELVAAYGEYELETQGGKKPLQDVLSSTDDQTYDSAEDIRRRILELIGR
- a CDS encoding amidohydrolase, which codes for MTTLRVAGGRVLHPDMTVEEADVLVDQDSGEILDVGEVEAGDETLDADGCLVMPGLVNAHGHAAMTLLRGYADDKPLGDWLQEDIWPAEGEFTAEDVRAGAELALVELIKSGTTAFADMYFHVPEVANAVEQSGMRAKLGHGVVTVGKDEEAARLDNEESLEIAREFDGAADGRIKTAYMPHSLTTVDEDLLREYVAEAREAGVSVHFHANETRDEVDPILEERGERPLEYADDVGMLTATDFCAHGVHTDETEIELLAERGTSVVHCPASNMKLASGMAPVQAMREAGVTVALGTDGAASNNDLDLFDELRDAAMLGKLAADDAAAVPAEAAVEMATAGGAEALGFDSGRIEPGANADLAVVDFSAPHLTPVHDHVSHLAYAVTGGDVRHTVCDGRVLMRDREVLTLDETRVRKRAAEQAAGVVDRAEER